A single window of Usitatibacter rugosus DNA harbors:
- a CDS encoding M81 family metallopeptidase codes for MSPTSRPRIAILGFSLESNGFAPVAVKADFEESYLMGGEQLEADLRAAHPRAVGTLTGFVKGMDESGDWELVPIAVAATSPSGPVDQAFFGEVVAEIEERLHAAGPLDGVYIAEHGAASATGDDDPDGTLFAAVRAVVGTIPVVATLDLHANVSHRMVDETDVLIAFLTNPHVDQRERGLEAAAAMRELLAGVKTAMALVKIPLMPPSLTLLTGAGTGRPYGDLIRYGQTLLGPKVMNVSICAGFYLTDSPKGGMSVVVTTRGDEPLARELANDLARRAWEDRNRYVPHLVSLGDATQRMVLASRDPSLPALCFADCADNPGGGGRGNTTDLLKSFIDAGVRGVALGLFNDPALAAEAHRRGVGSRFRTTFNAKETHALSKRFEADVEVVAVSDGTFVGKRGASNGRTLTLGKSARVRIGGEGGIDIVVISIRQQCTDPTTLEHFGIDVAKLRGVIVKSRGHFRAAFGEFFRDDQIVEVDAPGLTTQGLAHLPYARIRRPMFPLDSHAEWHPETA; via the coding sequence ATGTCACCCACCTCCCGCCCTCGAATTGCCATTCTCGGGTTCAGCCTCGAGAGCAACGGCTTCGCGCCCGTGGCCGTGAAAGCAGACTTCGAGGAGTCGTACCTGATGGGCGGCGAGCAACTCGAGGCCGACCTTCGCGCCGCGCATCCACGAGCCGTGGGCACGCTCACCGGCTTCGTGAAGGGCATGGACGAGAGCGGCGACTGGGAGCTGGTGCCGATCGCGGTGGCCGCCACGAGCCCCAGCGGCCCCGTGGACCAGGCCTTCTTCGGCGAGGTCGTGGCCGAGATCGAAGAGCGCCTGCACGCCGCCGGCCCGCTGGACGGCGTGTACATCGCCGAGCACGGCGCGGCATCGGCGACAGGGGATGACGATCCCGACGGCACGCTCTTCGCCGCGGTACGAGCCGTGGTCGGAACGATTCCCGTCGTCGCCACGCTCGACCTGCACGCGAACGTGTCGCACCGCATGGTCGACGAGACCGACGTCCTCATCGCGTTCCTCACCAACCCGCACGTGGACCAGCGCGAACGCGGCCTCGAAGCGGCCGCCGCGATGCGTGAGTTGCTGGCAGGCGTGAAGACGGCCATGGCGCTGGTGAAGATCCCGCTGATGCCGCCTTCGCTCACGCTACTTACGGGAGCAGGCACTGGCCGGCCGTACGGCGACCTCATCCGATACGGGCAGACGCTCCTCGGTCCGAAGGTGATGAACGTCTCGATCTGCGCCGGCTTCTACCTCACCGATTCACCCAAGGGCGGCATGTCCGTGGTTGTGACCACGCGGGGCGACGAGCCCCTGGCGCGCGAGCTCGCCAACGACCTCGCCCGCCGCGCGTGGGAGGACCGCAACCGCTACGTGCCGCACCTGGTCTCGCTCGGCGATGCCACGCAGCGCATGGTGCTCGCGAGCCGCGACCCGTCCCTGCCCGCGCTCTGCTTCGCCGACTGCGCCGACAACCCCGGCGGCGGCGGGCGCGGCAATACGACCGACCTCCTCAAGTCCTTCATCGATGCCGGCGTGCGCGGCGTGGCGCTCGGCCTCTTCAACGATCCCGCGCTCGCCGCGGAAGCGCATCGCCGGGGCGTCGGTTCGAGATTCCGCACGACTTTCAACGCGAAGGAAACCCATGCGCTCTCGAAGCGCTTTGAGGCGGACGTCGAAGTCGTGGCCGTGTCCGACGGCACCTTCGTCGGCAAGCGCGGTGCCAGCAACGGACGGACCCTCACGCTCGGCAAGAGCGCCCGCGTGCGCATCGGCGGCGAAGGCGGCATCGACATCGTCGTCATCAGCATCCGCCAGCAATGCACCGACCCCACGACGCTCGAGCACTTCGGCATCGACGTCGCGAAGTTGCGCGGCGTCATCGTGAAATCGCGCGGCCATTTCCGCGCCGCGTTCGGCGAGTTCTTCCGCGACGACCAGATCGTGGAAGTGGACGCGCCCGGCCTCACCACGCAGGGACTGGCCCACCTGCCCTATGCAAGGATTCGCCGCCCCATGTTCCCGCTCGATTCGCACGCCGAATGGCACCCGGAGACCGCATGA
- a CDS encoding serine hydrolase domain-containing protein translates to MTTETWPGEHWSAMESPAKRGWSLAALDEARAFGDQIGSAAVMIVQGGEVVSQWGEIERRYKCHSIRKSLLSALIGLHVDTGEIDLNKTMGELNIDDVEGLSPREKAAKVIDLLMARSGVYHPTGYETDYMKNLKPARHSQGPGTWWCYNNWDFNALGTIFEQCTGRSIFEDFRDRIALRVGMQDYRYDDTRRDGSYVPFDVSIHRAYPFRLSSRDLARFGLLFLRGGRWKEQQVLPEKWVRLSTRSYSHAGERGGYGYMWWIAQGSVHFPQMEVPEGTYTARGAGGHYIVVIPSHDLVIVHRADTDEPHKKVEGIAFGALLERILAAHSR, encoded by the coding sequence ATGACCACCGAGACCTGGCCGGGCGAGCATTGGTCCGCGATGGAGTCGCCCGCGAAGCGCGGATGGTCGCTCGCCGCGCTCGATGAGGCGCGCGCGTTCGGAGACCAGATCGGCAGCGCCGCCGTGATGATCGTGCAAGGCGGCGAGGTCGTGTCGCAGTGGGGCGAGATCGAGCGGCGCTACAAGTGCCACTCCATCCGCAAGAGCCTGCTCTCGGCGCTGATCGGCCTGCACGTGGACACGGGCGAGATCGACCTCAACAAGACGATGGGCGAGCTGAACATCGACGACGTCGAGGGCCTCTCGCCGCGCGAGAAGGCGGCCAAGGTAATCGATCTCCTCATGGCGCGCTCCGGGGTCTACCACCCGACGGGCTACGAGACCGACTACATGAAGAACCTGAAGCCCGCGCGCCACAGCCAGGGGCCGGGCACGTGGTGGTGCTACAACAACTGGGACTTCAACGCGCTGGGCACGATCTTCGAGCAGTGCACGGGACGCTCGATCTTCGAGGACTTTCGCGACCGCATCGCGCTGCGCGTCGGCATGCAGGATTATCGCTACGACGACACGCGCCGGGACGGAAGCTACGTTCCCTTCGATGTGTCGATCCACCGCGCCTATCCGTTCCGCCTCTCGTCGCGCGACCTGGCGCGCTTCGGCCTGCTGTTCCTCCGCGGCGGCCGCTGGAAGGAGCAGCAGGTCCTCCCGGAGAAATGGGTTCGCCTGAGCACGCGCTCGTACTCGCACGCGGGCGAGCGCGGCGGCTACGGCTACATGTGGTGGATCGCGCAGGGCAGCGTGCACTTCCCGCAGATGGAAGTGCCCGAGGGAACGTACACGGCGCGCGGCGCGGGAGGCCACTACATCGTGGTGATCCCCTCGCACGACCTCGTGATCGTGCACCGCGCCGACACCGACGAGCCGCACAAGAAGGTCGAGGGCATCGCCTTCGGGGCGCTGCTGGAACGCATCCTGGCGGCGCACAGCCGCTGA
- a CDS encoding 3-keto-5-aminohexanoate cleavage protein yields MATRNPTRKVVITCAVTGAIHTPTMSPHLPITADEIAAAALGAWEAGAAIVHLHARDPKDGRPDQRPEAFAPFLGKIKQESDVVINITTGGAPTMTVEERLKPCAHFKPEVASLNMGSMNFGLYPMLNRYKEFKHEWEKPYLAGSDDRIFKNTFKDIANILDTCRVNGTRFEVECYDIGHLYTLRHFADRGLIKPPYFIQSVFGILGGIGGHPEDVAHMKRTADRLFGDEYVWSVLGAGRNQMPIATQSVALGGNVRVGLEDSLWIGPGQLAETNAQQVRAARQVIEGLGLQVATPDEARSMLSLKGRKNVNF; encoded by the coding sequence ATGGCCACCCGCAATCCCACCCGCAAGGTCGTGATCACCTGCGCCGTCACCGGCGCGATCCACACGCCGACCATGTCGCCGCACCTCCCTATCACCGCGGATGAGATCGCCGCCGCAGCGCTCGGTGCCTGGGAAGCGGGAGCGGCGATCGTCCACCTGCACGCGCGCGACCCCAAGGACGGGCGCCCCGACCAACGGCCGGAAGCCTTCGCGCCCTTCCTCGGCAAGATCAAGCAGGAGAGCGATGTCGTGATCAACATCACGACCGGTGGCGCCCCGACGATGACGGTAGAAGAGCGCCTGAAGCCCTGCGCGCACTTCAAGCCCGAGGTCGCCTCGCTCAACATGGGATCGATGAACTTCGGCCTCTACCCGATGCTGAACCGCTACAAGGAATTCAAGCACGAGTGGGAGAAGCCGTACCTCGCGGGCTCCGACGACCGGATCTTCAAGAACACCTTCAAGGACATCGCCAACATCCTCGACACCTGCCGCGTGAACGGCACGCGCTTCGAGGTCGAGTGCTACGACATCGGCCACCTCTACACCCTGCGCCACTTCGCCGACCGCGGGCTCATCAAGCCGCCCTACTTCATCCAGTCGGTGTTCGGGATTCTCGGCGGCATCGGCGGACATCCGGAGGACGTCGCGCACATGAAGCGCACCGCGGACCGCCTCTTCGGCGACGAGTACGTGTGGAGCGTTCTGGGAGCGGGCAGGAATCAGATGCCAATCGCCACGCAGTCGGTCGCGCTCGGCGGCAACGTTCGCGTGGGCCTGGAGGATTCCCTCTGGATCGGCCCCGGCCAACTCGCCGAGACCAATGCGCAGCAAGTGCGAGCTGCGCGCCAGGTGATCGAGGGGCTGGGCCTGCAGGTCGCCACGCCCGACGAGGCGCGTTCGATGCTCTCCCTCAAGGGCCGGAAGAACGTGAACTTCTGA
- a CDS encoding Bug family tripartite tricarboxylate transporter substrate binding protein yields MHRLLHHPLHRLLLAAAVLAASLQADAQSDFPSRPITMLVGFAPGGAADVTARIIAKKLSDQMGQPVTVENKGGAGGNIVHQQLAGLPPDGYTILLGSVGPLAISPHFGAKLGYDPLKDFAPLSMAAMFSQVLLVPGSLPVKDIKEYIALAKKQSVDFASSGIGSIPHLAGELLNQEAKVQIVHIPYKGGGAAVTDLLSGRVNSLYGSPATAAPYLESGRMRAIAVTGAKRSPFMPTVPTIAEQGYPGAVAENWYAFIAPAKVPAPILERWNRELVKALSAPDVKEQMAKHFLEPNPSTREELGAYIRKEYEMWGKVIKSAGIKGE; encoded by the coding sequence ATGCATCGCCTCCTGCATCACCCCCTGCATCGCCTCCTGCTCGCCGCGGCCGTCCTCGCCGCCTCGCTCCAGGCCGACGCGCAATCCGACTTCCCCTCGCGCCCGATCACGATGCTGGTGGGCTTCGCCCCCGGAGGTGCCGCCGACGTCACGGCACGCATCATCGCGAAGAAGCTCTCCGACCAGATGGGCCAGCCCGTCACCGTGGAGAACAAGGGCGGGGCCGGGGGCAACATCGTCCACCAGCAGTTGGCCGGCCTGCCGCCCGACGGATACACCATCCTGCTGGGCTCGGTGGGGCCGCTCGCCATCTCTCCGCACTTCGGTGCCAAGCTGGGCTACGACCCGCTGAAGGACTTCGCGCCCCTCTCCATGGCGGCGATGTTCTCGCAGGTCCTGCTGGTGCCAGGGTCGCTCCCCGTGAAGGACATCAAGGAATACATCGCCCTCGCGAAGAAGCAGTCCGTGGACTTCGCGAGCTCCGGGATCGGCAGCATTCCCCACCTCGCCGGCGAGCTCCTGAACCAGGAGGCCAAGGTCCAGATCGTGCACATCCCCTACAAGGGCGGCGGCGCGGCAGTGACGGACCTGCTCTCGGGCCGCGTGAACTCGCTCTACGGATCGCCCGCGACCGCAGCGCCGTACCTCGAGAGCGGCCGCATGCGCGCCATTGCCGTGACGGGCGCCAAGCGCTCGCCCTTCATGCCCACGGTGCCGACCATCGCGGAGCAGGGCTATCCCGGGGCGGTCGCGGAGAACTGGTATGCGTTCATTGCGCCCGCCAAGGTGCCGGCGCCGATCCTCGAGCGCTGGAACCGCGAGCTCGTGAAGGCCCTGAGCGCTCCGGACGTGAAGGAGCAGATGGCCAAGCACTTCCTCGAGCCCAACCCGAGCACGCGGGAAGAGCTCGGCGCCTACATCCGGAAGGAGTACGAGATGTGGGGCAAGGTCATCAAGTCGGCAGGAATCAAGGGCGAGTGA
- a CDS encoding AMP-binding protein, producing MQAGPDAYPSVVAMLEEAMQRYTSKTAFRCAGQSLTYAEVDRQSRAFAAYLQQRLGVRKGDRVAIMLPNILAFPVAMIGILRAGAVQVNVNPMYTPRELEYQLNDAGAKTIVVGAAAAATLAQVVERTAVKNVIAEPAGFAQALDDGAGLPFTPVPLTGEDILFLQYTGGTTGLSKGAALSHRNLIANTQQLMQVVPEAFRPGEVVIATALPLYHIFALMVNLVSAFVRGAENWLIPNPRDLDAYIDVLKQARFTIFTGVNTLYGGLAAHPRIREVDFSRLACSIGGGSTILPVTSARWKAITGQDILEGYGLSETGPILTLNHPGGDGFSATVGPPFPGTQIKLLGDDGQEVPPGEAGEVCAQGPQVMGGYWEKAEANAAAFTADGFFRTGDIGVFDARGNLKIVDRKKDMVLVSGFNVYPNEIEAIASACPGVLECACIGVPDEKTGEAVRLYVVPIKGTPLTEAQVIEHCKRGLSSYKVPKQVRFAEALPKSTVGKILRRELRALA from the coding sequence ATGCAGGCAGGGCCGGACGCGTATCCGTCGGTCGTGGCTATGCTCGAGGAGGCGATGCAGCGCTACACCTCGAAGACCGCCTTCCGCTGCGCAGGACAGTCGCTCACGTACGCAGAGGTGGACCGCCAGTCGCGGGCGTTTGCCGCGTACCTCCAGCAGCGCCTGGGCGTGCGCAAGGGCGACCGGGTCGCGATCATGCTGCCCAACATCCTCGCCTTCCCCGTGGCGATGATCGGCATCCTCCGCGCCGGCGCCGTGCAGGTGAACGTGAACCCGATGTACACGCCGCGCGAGCTCGAATACCAGCTGAACGACGCCGGGGCGAAGACCATCGTCGTCGGTGCCGCGGCGGCCGCCACGCTGGCGCAGGTGGTGGAACGCACGGCCGTGAAGAACGTGATCGCGGAGCCCGCCGGGTTCGCGCAGGCGCTCGACGATGGCGCGGGCCTCCCCTTCACGCCCGTGCCCCTCACCGGCGAGGACATCCTTTTCCTGCAGTACACGGGCGGCACGACGGGCCTGTCCAAAGGCGCGGCGTTGAGCCACCGCAACCTCATCGCCAACACGCAGCAGCTCATGCAAGTGGTGCCCGAGGCCTTCCGCCCCGGTGAAGTGGTGATCGCGACCGCGCTGCCGCTGTATCACATCTTCGCGCTGATGGTGAACCTCGTGTCCGCGTTCGTGCGCGGCGCCGAGAACTGGCTGATCCCCAATCCGCGCGACCTCGACGCCTACATCGACGTCCTCAAGCAGGCGCGGTTCACGATCTTCACGGGCGTGAACACGCTCTATGGAGGGCTGGCCGCGCACCCCCGGATCCGCGAGGTGGATTTCTCACGGCTCGCCTGCTCGATCGGCGGCGGCTCCACCATCCTGCCGGTCACCTCCGCGCGCTGGAAGGCCATCACCGGTCAGGACATCCTCGAGGGCTACGGCCTTTCGGAGACCGGTCCGATCCTCACCTTGAACCACCCCGGCGGGGACGGCTTCTCCGCCACCGTGGGCCCTCCGTTTCCCGGGACGCAAATCAAGCTCCTGGGCGATGACGGGCAGGAAGTCCCGCCCGGAGAGGCCGGCGAGGTCTGCGCCCAGGGACCCCAGGTGATGGGCGGCTACTGGGAAAAGGCCGAGGCCAACGCCGCCGCATTCACGGCCGACGGCTTCTTCCGCACCGGCGACATCGGCGTCTTCGATGCGCGCGGCAACCTGAAGATCGTCGACCGCAAGAAGGACATGGTGCTGGTCTCGGGCTTCAACGTGTACCCGAACGAGATCGAGGCCATCGCATCGGCGTGCCCGGGGGTGCTGGAGTGCGCCTGCATCGGCGTCCCGGACGAGAAGACCGGCGAGGCCGTCCGACTCTACGTCGTGCCGATAAAGGGCACCCCGCTCACTGAGGCGCAGGTGATCGAACACTGCAAGCGCGGGCTTTCGTCCTACAAGGTGCCGAAGCAGGTGCGCTTCGCGGAGGCCCTGCCGAAGTCCACGGTGGGCAAGATTCTCCGGCGGGAGCTTCGCGCTCTGGCCTGA
- a CDS encoding cyclic nucleotide-binding domain-containing protein, translating to MGVKLSFFRTEADGVTYDAGQTIFVEGEMGAAMYVVLEGEIDLLINNKVVETVGMDEPFGEMALIDQAPRTATAVAKTNVRLLVIPENRFLFMVSAMPQFSLQIMRVMADRLRKMNARE from the coding sequence ATGGGCGTAAAGCTGAGTTTTTTCCGCACCGAAGCGGACGGGGTGACCTACGACGCGGGGCAGACGATCTTCGTCGAGGGGGAGATGGGCGCGGCCATGTACGTCGTGCTCGAAGGCGAGATCGATCTCCTGATCAACAACAAGGTGGTCGAGACCGTGGGCATGGACGAGCCCTTCGGTGAGATGGCCCTCATCGACCAGGCGCCGCGCACGGCCACCGCCGTGGCCAAGACCAACGTCCGCTTGCTCGTCATTCCCGAGAACCGTTTCCTGTTCATGGTTTCGGCGATGCCGCAGTTCTCGCTGCAGATCATGCGCGTCATGGCCGACCGCCTGCGGAAGATGAACGCGCGCGAATAG
- a CDS encoding low temperature requirement protein A has translation MTSNTLLRPRPAHGHHRVTYVELLFDLVFVFAITQVSHLLIKHFTLATAAECALLLLAVWWVWIFTAWVTNWIDPERSPVRAMLLVLTVVGLVLSAAIPRAFESRGLVFAGAYVAMQIGRTAFVVWAARGESSRMARSYERMLAWFAVAGVFWIAGGLAEGSARWILWIVALAIEIVSPSAGFWIPGVGRSATKDWSVEGGHMAERCGLFVMIALGESVLVTGATFAELAWTGATIAAFLASLVGSIAMWWLYFGTAADAGGERMAHSHDPGWLARLAYTYIHVLFVAGIVVSAAGDEFTLAHPTGHTDAKTAISVLGGTAIYLAGNLLFKWAIAGKVGHAHWISIVALGALALATSHLSPVMLMTATSAVLVALVIGEENKRPAG, from the coding sequence ATGACCTCGAATACGCTCTTGCGGCCCCGGCCTGCACACGGCCATCACCGGGTCACGTATGTGGAGCTGCTCTTCGATCTCGTGTTCGTGTTCGCGATCACGCAGGTCTCGCACCTGCTGATCAAGCACTTCACGCTCGCGACCGCCGCCGAGTGCGCGCTGTTGCTGCTCGCGGTCTGGTGGGTGTGGATCTTCACGGCGTGGGTGACGAACTGGATCGACCCCGAACGTTCGCCGGTCCGCGCGATGCTGCTGGTGCTGACGGTCGTCGGCCTCGTGCTGTCGGCCGCGATCCCGCGGGCCTTCGAGTCGCGCGGGCTGGTCTTCGCGGGTGCCTACGTCGCGATGCAGATCGGGCGAACGGCCTTCGTCGTCTGGGCCGCGCGCGGCGAGAGCTCGAGAATGGCGCGGTCCTACGAGCGAATGCTTGCGTGGTTCGCGGTGGCCGGCGTGTTCTGGATCGCCGGCGGCCTGGCCGAGGGGAGTGCTCGCTGGATCCTCTGGATCGTGGCGCTCGCGATCGAGATCGTTTCGCCCTCGGCGGGTTTCTGGATTCCGGGCGTCGGTCGCTCCGCGACAAAGGACTGGAGCGTCGAAGGCGGCCACATGGCGGAACGCTGCGGTCTCTTCGTGATGATCGCGCTGGGCGAGTCGGTGCTCGTCACGGGCGCCACCTTCGCGGAGCTCGCGTGGACAGGCGCGACGATCGCGGCCTTCCTCGCCTCCCTGGTCGGGAGCATCGCGATGTGGTGGTTGTACTTCGGCACGGCGGCCGATGCGGGTGGCGAGCGCATGGCGCATTCGCACGACCCCGGCTGGCTCGCGCGCCTCGCCTATACATACATCCACGTCCTGTTCGTGGCGGGCATCGTCGTGAGCGCGGCCGGAGACGAATTCACGCTCGCGCATCCCACGGGACACACCGACGCGAAGACGGCGATCTCGGTGCTCGGGGGAACGGCGATCTATCTCGCCGGCAACCTGCTATTCAAGTGGGCGATCGCGGGGAAGGTCGGGCATGCGCACTGGATATCGATCGTGGCGCTGGGCGCGCTGGCGCTTGCCACGAGCCACCTCTCGCCCGTGATGCTGATGACAGCGACCTCCGCGGTGCTCGTGGCCCTGGTGATCGGGGAAGAAAACAAAAGGCCGGCGGGTTAG
- a CDS encoding response regulator transcription factor, with product MFHDALAQVSTTTTGKTPPAATHVLAVDDDPSVRQMVADYLGDNEIQVTALSSGREIAGVMAQDMIDLVILDLKLPGEDGMEIARRIRADSNVPIIMLTGRKEEADRVMALELGADDYLTKPFSPRELLARIRALLRRSRSHETVADGLAKIRAYRFAGWELNVRVRRLKSPQGEVIALRNAEFNLLAAFLASPQRVLTREQLLGMSHLHNDEVYDRAVDTQVGRLRKKLEEHSAGEELIRTERGAGYVLTVPVEVVR from the coding sequence ATGTTCCATGACGCACTGGCTCAAGTGAGCACGACTACGACCGGGAAGACGCCGCCTGCCGCGACCCACGTCCTGGCCGTCGATGACGATCCCTCCGTGCGCCAGATGGTCGCCGACTACCTGGGCGACAACGAGATACAGGTCACCGCGCTTTCGAGCGGGCGGGAAATCGCCGGCGTGATGGCGCAAGACATGATCGATCTCGTGATCCTCGACCTGAAGCTGCCCGGCGAGGATGGAATGGAAATCGCCCGCAGGATCCGCGCCGACTCCAACGTGCCGATCATCATGCTCACGGGGCGCAAGGAGGAGGCCGATCGGGTGATGGCCCTCGAGCTGGGAGCCGACGACTACCTGACCAAGCCCTTCTCGCCGCGCGAGTTGCTGGCGCGGATCCGAGCGTTGCTGCGCCGTTCGCGCTCCCACGAGACGGTAGCGGACGGTTTGGCGAAGATTCGTGCCTACCGCTTCGCGGGCTGGGAACTCAACGTCCGCGTGCGGCGCCTGAAGTCGCCCCAAGGCGAGGTGATCGCGCTCAGGAATGCCGAGTTCAATTTGCTTGCGGCCTTCCTCGCTTCGCCGCAACGCGTCCTTACGCGCGAACAATTGCTCGGCATGTCGCACCTGCACAACGACGAGGTCTACGATCGCGCGGTCGACACCCAGGTGGGCCGCTTGCGCAAGAAGCTCGAAGAGCACAGCGCCGGCGAGGAATTGATACGCACCGAACGCGGAGCCGGGTACGTGCTCACGGTGCCGGTCGAGGTCGTGCGCTGA
- a CDS encoding isocitrate lyase/PEP mutase family protein, translating to MNEPTKPFVHDLAVDAAKLRKLHVPGNPLILANVWDPTSARVVEAAGMSAIATASNALAPVNGYEDHGHLPPDVAFGATRRIADVVTLPVTADLEDGYGLSPKEFVDRLAESGACGANLEDSDYRAGGLVDIGRQAERITAIKAAARARGFDAVINARVDVHFPGRERSLDEGLKRARSYLEAGADCVYPIFLSEPSAIRQYVALGPTNIVYAPGSIALAELGRMGVARISVGPMLFRLLLKRLAAATDALRRLDDAGMGPDWNAELWK from the coding sequence ATGAACGAACCGACGAAACCTTTTGTGCACGACCTCGCCGTGGACGCCGCGAAGCTGCGCAAGCTGCACGTTCCCGGCAATCCGCTGATTTTGGCCAACGTCTGGGATCCGACGAGCGCCCGCGTCGTCGAGGCCGCCGGCATGAGCGCGATCGCCACGGCCAGCAACGCGCTCGCGCCCGTGAACGGCTATGAGGATCACGGCCACCTTCCGCCCGATGTCGCGTTCGGCGCGACGCGGCGAATCGCGGATGTCGTGACGCTGCCGGTCACGGCGGACCTCGAGGATGGCTATGGCCTGTCGCCGAAGGAGTTCGTCGATCGGCTTGCGGAGTCGGGCGCCTGCGGGGCCAATCTGGAAGACTCCGACTATCGCGCCGGAGGTCTCGTCGACATTGGCCGGCAAGCGGAGCGCATCACCGCGATCAAGGCAGCGGCGCGCGCCCGGGGCTTCGACGCCGTGATCAACGCCCGGGTCGACGTGCATTTTCCCGGCCGGGAGCGCTCGCTGGACGAGGGCTTGAAGCGCGCACGGAGCTACCTCGAGGCCGGCGCCGATTGCGTCTATCCGATCTTCCTGTCGGAGCCATCGGCCATCCGGCAGTACGTTGCCCTGGGCCCGACGAACATCGTGTACGCCCCGGGTAGCATCGCCCTCGCCGAGCTTGGCCGGATGGGCGTGGCAAGGATCAGCGTCGGTCCCATGCTGTTTCGCCTCCTGCTGAAGCGGCTTGCGGCCGCCACGGATGCGCTGCGGCGCCTCGACGACGCAGGAATGGGGCCGGACTGGAATGCCGAGCTGTGGAAATGA
- a CDS encoding NAD-dependent epimerase/dehydratase family protein, giving the protein MRIFLAGATGLIGIRLLPLMRAEGHVVAGMTRTPAKIEALRAAGVTPVLCDLFDAKALATAVTDFQPDLVVHQVTDLPDELEKLADFLSRNDRVRSEGTRNLLDAAKAAKAPGFLAQSIAWRTGPGTGPVIDAHENAVVAAGGRVLRYGLFYGPETYFDKEPPPAPRIHVDDAARRTMPFLTGPQGIFTITEGDIAP; this is encoded by the coding sequence GTGAGGATCTTTCTTGCTGGGGCCACGGGCCTCATCGGCATTCGACTCTTGCCGCTCATGCGGGCGGAAGGCCACGTCGTCGCGGGCATGACACGCACGCCTGCGAAGATCGAGGCGCTACGCGCCGCGGGCGTGACGCCCGTGTTGTGCGATCTCTTCGACGCGAAGGCGCTGGCCACCGCGGTGACGGACTTCCAGCCGGATCTCGTCGTTCACCAGGTGACGGACCTGCCGGATGAGCTCGAGAAGCTGGCCGACTTTCTCTCCCGGAACGACCGTGTACGCAGCGAAGGGACGCGCAATCTCCTCGACGCGGCGAAGGCCGCGAAGGCTCCGGGGTTCCTGGCTCAGAGCATTGCGTGGCGCACAGGTCCCGGGACCGGGCCGGTGATCGACGCCCACGAGAACGCCGTCGTCGCGGCGGGGGGGAGGGTGTTGCGGTACGGATTGTTCTACGGGCCGGAGACGTACTTCGACAAGGAGCCGCCGCCGGCCCCCCGGATCCACGTCGATGACGCCGCACGGCGCACCATGCCGTTTCTCACGGGTCCGCAGGGAATCTTCACCATCACCGAGGGTGACATCGCGCCATGA